A single Candidatus Methylomirabilota bacterium DNA region contains:
- a CDS encoding ABC transporter permease yields MSFYVARRALSIALVLVLISLIVFVAIHVLPGSAATLILGEYATPQSLRALEREMGLDRPFAVQYVAWIGGVVTGDWGYSLAMKQPVTAIIGLRLRNSALLAGFALLAVVLVAIPLGTLAALRRGRALDFAILTASYVGISVPEFVTGMVLILVLAGPSLHLFPTGDYAPLAAGLRTWLSHLVLPALTLTLVLIAHVLRQTRSGLVEVLQSAYVRTARLKGATERRVVVRHALRNGLLPAVTVIALDLGYLMGGIVVVEEVFAYPGMGRLILYAIQNRDVPLLQVSILIVAATYAFANFAADMAYAWLDPRIRFQ; encoded by the coding sequence GTGAGCTTCTACGTCGCTCGACGGGCGCTGTCGATCGCGCTCGTCCTCGTCCTCATCTCGCTGATCGTCTTCGTGGCCATCCACGTGCTGCCGGGAAGCGCGGCCACCCTCATCCTGGGCGAGTACGCCACCCCACAGAGCCTGCGCGCGCTCGAGCGCGAGATGGGCCTCGACCGCCCATTCGCCGTCCAGTACGTCGCGTGGATCGGGGGCGTGGTGACGGGCGACTGGGGCTATTCGCTCGCCATGAAGCAGCCCGTCACCGCGATCATCGGGCTGCGGCTGCGCAACTCCGCCCTGCTCGCCGGCTTCGCTCTCCTGGCCGTGGTCCTCGTCGCGATCCCCCTCGGCACCCTCGCCGCCCTCCGGCGCGGCCGCGCGCTCGACTTCGCGATCCTCACGGCCTCGTACGTCGGGATCTCCGTGCCCGAGTTCGTCACCGGCATGGTGCTCATTCTCGTGCTCGCGGGGCCGTCGCTTCATCTCTTTCCGACCGGCGACTACGCGCCCCTGGCCGCCGGGCTGCGCACGTGGCTCTCGCACCTGGTGCTACCGGCCCTGACCCTCACCCTCGTCCTGATCGCCCACGTGCTCCGCCAGACGCGCTCCGGGCTCGTGGAGGTCCTCCAGTCCGCCTACGTGAGAACGGCGCGGCTCAAGGGGGCGACCGAGCGCCGCGTCGTCGTGCGCCACGCCTTGCGGAACGGGCTCCTGCCCGCGGTGACGGTGATCGCCCTCGACCTCGGCTACCTCATGGGCGGCATCGTCGTGGTGGAGGAGGTGTTCGCGTATCCGGGGATGGGGCGGCTCATTCTCTACGCGATCCAGAACCGCGACGTGCCGCTCCTGCAGGTATCGATCCTCATCGTCGCCGCCACCTACGCCTTCGCCAACTTCGCGGCGGACATGGCGTACGCGTGGCTCGATCCGCGGATCCGATTTCAATGA
- a CDS encoding ABC transporter permease → MTTLAGAVRANPPLAIGTLILACVLALTVLAPFLAPYGVAEQSILDRLQRPGASHLLGTDQYGRDLLTRTLFGGRTALFLGLGAVALGLLLGVPIGLASGYAGGRTDEVVMRVVDAFLSFPALLMALMIVTALGASTAHALLAIGVANAPGIARIVRSQTLAVTHEEFVVAARAQGDSHAYIMFGEILPNLLPPIVIEASIRVGFAILASASLSFLGLGVQPPTADWGLMIREARQHIFLSPWPLLCPGLALALTIVGFNLFGDGVRDRLAGRT, encoded by the coding sequence ATGACCACCCTGGCGGGGGCTGTCCGCGCGAACCCGCCCCTGGCCATCGGCACCCTCATCCTCGCCTGCGTGCTCGCCCTCACCGTGCTCGCGCCCTTTCTCGCCCCGTACGGGGTGGCCGAGCAGAGCATTCTCGATCGCCTCCAGCGGCCAGGCGCGAGCCACCTGCTCGGCACCGATCAGTACGGCCGCGATCTCCTGACCCGCACGCTCTTCGGCGGGCGCACCGCGCTCTTCCTGGGACTGGGCGCCGTCGCCCTCGGCCTCCTCCTCGGCGTGCCCATCGGCCTGGCCAGCGGCTATGCGGGCGGGCGGACCGACGAGGTGGTCATGCGCGTGGTCGACGCCTTCCTCTCCTTCCCCGCTCTCCTCATGGCCCTCATGATCGTCACCGCGCTCGGAGCCAGCACCGCGCATGCGCTGCTCGCCATCGGCGTCGCCAATGCCCCCGGCATCGCTCGCATCGTGCGAAGTCAGACCCTGGCCGTGACGCACGAGGAATTCGTGGTGGCCGCACGCGCCCAGGGCGATTCGCATGCCTACATCATGTTCGGCGAAATCCTGCCCAACCTCCTGCCCCCCATCGTGATCGAGGCGAGCATTCGCGTGGGCTTTGCCATCCTCGCTTCGGCCAGCCTGTCCTTCCTCGGCCTCGGCGTCCAGCCGCCCACGGCGGATTGGGGGTTGATGATCCGCGAGGCGCGCCAGCACATCTTTCTCTCACCCTGGCCGCTCCTCTGTCCCGGCCTCGCGCTCGCTCTGACCATCGTGGGCTTCAACCTCTTCGGCGACGGCGTTCGTGATCGCCTGGCCGGGCGTACGTGA
- a CDS encoding ABC transporter substrate-binding protein, with protein MTHTRRDFLRRTAIGAGLAAPLAQTLARPSVARAQGDKHGGTLRISATFGLSTINPVAHISGAEWLATRWLYNNLTRLNIKREVVPDLAESWAASEGGRVWTFKMRRGVQFHIGREVVADDAVATMQTILDPKTASPYRGEIGPIERVDAIDKYTVRFTLRAPFADFPAMMTLPVARIVAREGLADLKALAAKEFGSGPFRLREFVPGDRVTVERFPGYYRSGLPYLDAVSLKIFPEPTTELTAFKGKETDVIWDVSPDLFSQVAGTPGADAMAVSGGTFANVILPSDKPPFNDSRVREAIKYTVDRAKMLAAIHGTHGELANDHPVSSAYTFYSQLPLRTPDINKAKSLLREAGHGGGISFKISVAGSPPIREQVAVILKEMAKPAGFNIDVEVLPYDRYLAQVWNKGVPYVGFYATRPTADTILMKLYHPKEGLDEGRWAPSHAEAVKMLEQARETLDVAQRRRLYAQFQKIARDDGPFIIPFFRNELSGKWAYVRDFRLNPSNFEMDLEEVWLTADAPRKKA; from the coding sequence ATGACCCATACTCGGCGTGACTTCCTTCGCCGCACGGCCATCGGCGCCGGCCTCGCGGCTCCCCTCGCGCAGACCCTGGCCCGTCCCTCCGTGGCGCGGGCCCAGGGCGACAAGCACGGAGGCACCCTGCGCATCAGCGCTACCTTCGGGCTCAGCACCATCAACCCGGTGGCCCACATCAGCGGGGCGGAGTGGCTGGCCACGCGCTGGCTCTACAACAACCTCACGCGGCTCAACATCAAGCGCGAGGTGGTGCCCGACCTCGCCGAGTCGTGGGCGGCCTCCGAGGGCGGGCGCGTGTGGACCTTCAAGATGCGGCGGGGAGTCCAGTTCCACATCGGACGTGAGGTCGTCGCGGACGACGCGGTGGCGACCATGCAGACCATCCTGGATCCCAAGACGGCCTCGCCGTACCGCGGCGAGATCGGCCCCATCGAACGCGTCGACGCCATCGACAAGTACACGGTGCGCTTCACGCTGCGGGCGCCCTTCGCCGACTTTCCCGCCATGATGACGCTGCCCGTCGCGCGCATCGTGGCCCGCGAGGGGCTGGCCGACCTCAAGGCGCTGGCCGCCAAGGAGTTCGGCTCGGGGCCCTTCCGGCTGCGCGAGTTCGTCCCGGGCGACCGCGTCACCGTGGAGCGCTTCCCGGGCTACTACCGCAGCGGGCTGCCCTACCTCGACGCGGTATCCCTCAAGATCTTCCCCGAGCCGACGACCGAGCTGACGGCGTTCAAGGGGAAAGAGACGGACGTGATCTGGGACGTGAGTCCGGACCTGTTCTCACAGGTCGCGGGCACGCCCGGGGCGGACGCCATGGCGGTGTCTGGCGGCACCTTCGCCAACGTGATCCTGCCGTCGGACAAGCCGCCCTTCAACGACAGCCGCGTGCGCGAGGCCATCAAGTACACCGTCGATCGCGCGAAGATGCTGGCCGCCATCCATGGCACGCACGGCGAGCTCGCCAACGACCATCCCGTCTCCTCCGCGTACACCTTCTACTCGCAGCTGCCCCTGCGCACCCCCGATATCAACAAGGCGAAATCGCTCCTGCGCGAGGCCGGCCACGGGGGCGGGATCTCGTTCAAGATCTCCGTGGCGGGCTCGCCGCCCATCCGCGAGCAGGTGGCCGTCATCCTCAAGGAGATGGCGAAGCCGGCGGGCTTCAACATCGACGTCGAGGTGCTGCCCTATGACCGCTACCTCGCCCAGGTGTGGAACAAGGGGGTGCCCTACGTCGGCTTCTACGCCACGCGGCCCACCGCGGACACCATCCTCATGAAGCTCTACCATCCCAAGGAGGGGCTCGACGAGGGGCGGTGGGCGCCGTCGCACGCGGAGGCCGTGAAGATGCTCGAGCAGGCGCGCGAGACCCTGGATGTCGCGCAGCGGCGCCGGCTGTACGCGCAGTTCCAGAAGATCGCCCGCGACGACGGGCCGTTCATCATCCCCTTCTTCCGCAACGAGCTGAGCGGCAAGTGGGCCTACGTGCGGGATTTCCGGCTGAATCCGAGCAATTTCGAGATGGACCTCGAGGAGGTCTGGCTCACCGCCGACGCGCCGCGGAAAAAGGCCTAG